From the genome of Eucalyptus grandis isolate ANBG69807.140 chromosome 2, ASM1654582v1, whole genome shotgun sequence, one region includes:
- the LOC104414574 gene encoding protein SIEVE ELEMENT OCCLUSION B: MLLISDLNLSNDDLATLTSIYNVNTFKSNNYEIMWVPIMEAHDEAIEKQFLDMRSRMQWYSCNSMVSKTAAKFIRDKWQFSQQTKVVVLNEQGKVVNTDAISMISRWGWDAFPFTEVRGKELGKSPEINWFKLVVNKTIYPFIEQCFERSDLLLS; this comes from the exons ATGCTCCTCATTTCAGACTTGAACTTGTCAAACGACGATCTAGCAACCCTTACCAGCATCTACAATGTGAACACCTTCAAATCTAATAATTACGAAATTATGTGGGTTCCTATTATGGAGGCACATGATGAGGCGATAGAAAAGCAGTTCCTGGACATGAGATCTCGAATGCAATGGTACTCATGCAACTCCATGGTCAGCAAGACGGCAGCAAAGTTCATCCGGGACAAGTGGCAATTCAGCCAGCAGACGAAGGTTGTGGTGCTAAACGAACAGGGGAAGGTGGTGAACACGGACGCAATATCCATGATAAGCCGTTGGGGATGGGATGCCTTCCCATTCACGGAGGTGAGGGGCAAAGAGCTCGGGAAGTCGCCAGAGATCAATTGGTTCAAGCTCGTGGTGAACAAAACGATATACCCTTTCATCGAACAATGC TTTGAAAGGAGCGACCTCCTACTCAGCTGA